Within Myxococcales bacterium, the genomic segment GGTGGGGAACGACACGCGGATGCCAGATTTGTTGATTCTTGTGAGCACGCTAGGTGGGCTTGCGTTGTTTGGCGCGGCGGGCATCGTGCTCGGCCCGTTGGTGTCGGCACTATTTATGATGGCTTGGGAGATCTACGGCGCGGCGTTTCACGACGAGATTGAGCCAGAACCCCTGGTGGTCGAGAAACGATAGTCACCGATGGGAGGCGTGCTTAGCGTGACGGATCATCGGTTCCGTCCGTATCCACCCGAGGCAAATCCGTGGTTGCGAGGTCGGCGTCGATAAGGTGATGGGCATTTTCTTTCCGAGGAGAAGGAATCTTCAGGGCCTTTTCAATATTAGACAGCCTTGCCCGCAGCGCATCGTTTTCATCACGCAGGGTCCGTACCATCTCTGAGACGGGATCTGGCAGGCTTGCATGATCCAAGGTTGCTTCAAATCTCGCCTTAGCATCCCCTTGCCGCGGGACGATTCTTCCCGGGACACCCACCACCGTGGCGCCCTCTGGTACCGGGCGAATAACGACGGATCCAGAACCAATACGCGCGCCATCTCCAACGGCGATTCCGCCAAGAACGCACGCGTTGGACCCGATGACAACCCGTTTGCCGAGCTGCGGATGCCGGGTTGTGCGTGCCATGCTGGTGCCGCCCAGCACAACCCCTTTATAAAGAATGCACTCATCCCCAATGACCGCAGTTTCTCCGACTACGACACCCATTCCATGATCAATGAATACGCCACGGCCGATGGTCGCGCCTGGGTGAAGTTCGACACCCGTGAGAAAGCGACCGGTGTGCGACAGCAGTCGAGCCAAAAAAAATAGCTTCTTTTGCCACAGTGCATGGGCGACGCGATGTATCCACAGTGCATGCAGGCCAGGATAGGTGCATACAACCTCGCTGCGGCTTCGGGCAGCGGGATCGTGAGACAACACTGCGTCGATGTCGCGAACGAAGCAAGTTGCCAAATCGCGAAGGCGCTGCCAAAGGCTTCTTGACGTGCTCTGACAGGGCGGGCTAGGGGGAGTTACGGAAGGGGTTTCATTCATAAGCGTCCTTCTAGCAACGCTATCAGGAAAGGCTACGCCCAAAGACGTTGCTAAGGTATGCTTTTTGGAATGAGTGGCAGTAACGATGACTGGAAACGCGGGGCTCGGCCGCTAGATGGTGCAGGCCTAACCAAGGGCGTGGCCGCCCGGCCGTCTGCGTCTAAAATGTCTGAAATACGGGAAAACTATGCCACCTTTGTCGTGGAACACCATGAAGATCAGACATTTTTTGTGCGGCGCGCGGATGTCAGCCATCGGATGAGGAAGGAGCTAGGGAGCGGGAGCGTACGCATTGACGCGCAACTCGACTTGCATGGCTGCTCGCGTCAAGAGGCCGCGACCAATGTGATCGCGTTCGTGCGCCAGGCACGTTCGCGCGGATATCGCACTTTGCTGCTCATCCATGGTAAGGGGCTTCATGCCGAAGATGGTGTGGGTGTGCTCGGGCACGTAGTTGTCGATGTCTTGACGCGCGGACCTACGGCACCGTGGTTACTTGCGGTCTCTACGGCACATCCTCGCTGGGGCGGAACGGGGGCATTGGTGGTCAAACTGGCGAGGGAACGATGAGTTACGCACGCGAGCTCGAACACGCTTGCGCCATGGCCAGCGAAGCAGGCAAGCTTTTGATACAGATCTACGAGACA encodes:
- the cysE gene encoding serine O-acetyltransferase, translated to MNETPSVTPPSPPCQSTSRSLWQRLRDLATCFVRDIDAVLSHDPAARSRSEVVCTYPGLHALWIHRVAHALWQKKLFFLARLLSHTGRFLTGVELHPGATIGRGVFIDHGMGVVVGETAVIGDECILYKGVVLGGTSMARTTRHPQLGKRVVIGSNACVLGGIAVGDGARIGSGSVVIRPVPEGATVVGVPGRIVPRQGDAKARFEATLDHASLPDPVSEMVRTLRDENDALRARLSNIEKALKIPSPRKENAHHLIDADLATTDLPRVDTDGTDDPSR
- a CDS encoding Smr/MutS family protein translates to MSGSNDDWKRGARPLDGAGLTKGVAARPSASKMSEIRENYATFVVEHHEDQTFFVRRADVSHRMRKELGSGSVRIDAQLDLHGCSRQEAATNVIAFVRQARSRGYRTLLLIHGKGLHAEDGVGVLGHVVVDVLTRGPTAPWLLAVSTAHPRWGGTGALVVKLARER